One region of Pseudomonadota bacterium genomic DNA includes:
- a CDS encoding sulfotransferase, with product MVPFLDNHQLVFIGGLHRSGTSLLHEILRDHPEISGFSDTGVTQDEGMFLQNVYPTAKPFGGPGRFGFDNKSFMDEDHPLATEENAKKIFMEWGKHWKLNKKYLMEKSPPDLVRTRFLQKLFPHSLFIIVLRHPVAVAYATKKWAGSGIPSLIEHSLRCYERFMTDKAYLNKFFILRYEDFVREPEKILNSITGWIGINRIQTNKPIRSDINKKYFLKWEEDQTNFVKQILLGYKDLPEKYQKRFNNLGYCIKDIEQLMPVAWLGPNSDNKKNI from the coding sequence ATGGTGCCTTTTCTGGATAATCATCAACTTGTTTTCATAGGAGGTCTTCATAGAAGCGGCACTTCCCTTTTGCATGAAATTCTCCGCGATCATCCTGAAATCAGCGGCTTTTCAGATACCGGGGTCACTCAAGACGAGGGGATGTTCTTGCAAAACGTTTACCCGACAGCCAAACCTTTTGGCGGACCGGGACGATTCGGATTTGACAATAAATCGTTCATGGACGAAGATCACCCACTTGCAACCGAAGAAAACGCCAAAAAGATTTTTATGGAGTGGGGCAAACACTGGAAGCTGAATAAAAAATATCTCATGGAAAAATCGCCCCCCGATCTTGTACGAACAAGATTTCTCCAAAAGCTCTTCCCTCATTCGTTATTTATCATAGTCCTGCGGCATCCGGTTGCCGTTGCATATGCCACAAAAAAATGGGCCGGATCCGGCATCCCATCTCTGATAGAACACTCCCTCCGATGTTATGAGAGATTCATGACCGACAAAGCTTATCTCAACAAATTTTTCATACTCAGATATGAAGACTTTGTCCGGGAACCGGAAAAGATCCTGAACTCCATTACAGGCTGGATTGGCATTAACCGAATTCAAACCAATAAACCAATCCGCTCTGATATTAACAAAAAATATTTCCTGAAATGGGAAGAGGACCAGACGAATTTTGTAAAGCAGATTCTTTTAGGATATAAGGACCTTCCGGAAAAATATCAAAAAAGATTCAACAATCTAGGGTATTGCATAAAGGATATTGAGCAACTGATGCCTGTTGCCTGGCTGGGGCCGAATTCGGACAACAAAAAAAATATCTAA
- a CDS encoding O-antigen ligase family protein — MLFIVSPFKETILTFGFFFLLPIGLNYHPILIPARDFFKPIVGVVIYGYDIPLFFLFMLLLKRLCSIERKDIDLILPVSIPFLLIFMSAVLGSPRIESPTVIKFWSLVTVFKCFLTFLIVANSIRTKDILKFIFYLFLVSVFFQAFICLAQIISGSSLGLGFLGETETSVETVTAGSKELLRVGGSMSKNALASYLSFIIPINFALFFTKIQLRTKICFFLPVILLAFTLEILTFSRGAWMGLAVGGTLTFYGCICRLSGRKVLSLFFVSIVIVAFIVLILALSESVRQRLFEDDYGSAIIRIPLMINALNMILHNPFLGVGLGNYTSVNQHYDIFQWISIVFPWPVHNDFLLIGAEMGLPAMLSFCFIIVVVLFKLLQTAFQSKDDLLGYTAFALIGGIVAFSIHHLVAYVYVMLNTPFWSFMGIAFALIFIDRRERKKDSAEETGKIPQ, encoded by the coding sequence ATGTTGTTTATCGTAAGCCCCTTTAAAGAAACCATTTTAACCTTTGGTTTCTTCTTTCTTTTGCCCATCGGTCTCAACTATCATCCGATACTCATTCCGGCGCGGGACTTTTTCAAGCCCATAGTTGGTGTAGTGATTTATGGATATGATATTCCATTGTTTTTTCTGTTTATGCTTTTACTGAAGCGACTTTGTTCAATAGAGAGGAAGGATATTGATTTGATCCTGCCTGTTTCAATTCCTTTTCTGCTGATTTTTATGAGTGCGGTGCTTGGGAGTCCACGGATCGAATCTCCTACTGTGATTAAGTTCTGGTCCCTGGTGACGGTCTTTAAATGTTTTTTGACTTTTCTGATTGTTGCAAACAGTATTCGGACCAAGGATATTCTGAAATTTATTTTTTACTTATTTCTTGTGTCTGTTTTTTTTCAAGCATTTATTTGTTTGGCGCAAATAATCTCAGGAAGTAGCCTTGGGTTGGGATTTCTCGGTGAAACAGAAACATCAGTTGAAACTGTGACGGCTGGTTCTAAGGAGTTGCTTCGGGTGGGAGGGTCGATGTCAAAAAATGCTCTGGCATCTTATCTTTCCTTCATAATTCCAATCAATTTCGCTTTATTTTTTACGAAAATTCAACTTCGCACGAAAATTTGTTTTTTCCTGCCGGTAATCCTCCTGGCTTTTACCCTGGAAATTCTGACATTTTCTCGAGGAGCATGGATGGGATTAGCCGTCGGGGGAACATTGACCTTTTATGGGTGTATTTGCAGATTGTCCGGCAGGAAGGTCCTTTCGCTATTCTTTGTTTCAATTGTGATTGTTGCATTTATTGTTTTGATTCTTGCTCTCAGCGAATCGGTTCGGCAACGGCTTTTTGAAGATGATTACGGTTCCGCAATCATAAGAATTCCTCTGATGATAAACGCGCTTAATATGATTCTCCATAATCCTTTTCTGGGTGTTGGATTGGGAAACTATACCAGTGTTAACCAGCACTATGATATTTTCCAATGGATCAGCATCGTTTTCCCCTGGCCGGTACACAATGACTTTTTATTGATTGGTGCGGAAATGGGTTTGCCTGCCATGTTGTCTTTTTGCTTCATCATCGTAGTAGTGCTGTTCAAGTTGCTGCAAACGGCCTTTCAATCGAAAGATGACTTGTTGGGTTACACCGCTTTTGCTTTGATTGGAGGGATAGTAGCGTTCAGTATTCATCATCTTGTTGCCTATGTTTATGTAATGCTCAATACGCCTTTTTGGAGTTTTATGGGGATTGCATTCGCTCTGATTTTTATAGATAGGCGCGAAAGGAAGAAGGACTCTGCCGAAGAGACCGGAAAGATCCCACAGTAG
- a CDS encoding CpsD/CapB family tyrosine-protein kinase: MNTGTVAILDLTKEKQTGDFCVHLSTLRKENNKRVFQLTSAHSGEGCTTFAVNVARLLAAREKNSNVLLIDANFQNPQLFNCFELAPKPGFQQLLAKDFTDSDAINQVEPRNLYVMFTGTETRNPDCQLSVEQLTETFDGLRKRFDFILIDSVPIMSSHNAIAIALASDETFLVIQSGRSNIKVLQNAVSKFTDHNCTLNSAVLNRIHRPIPSWLYQWLY, translated from the coding sequence ATGAATACAGGAACAGTTGCGATTCTCGATCTTACCAAAGAAAAGCAGACCGGGGATTTCTGTGTTCATCTCAGCACATTGCGCAAAGAAAACAACAAGCGGGTTTTTCAACTCACTTCTGCACATTCAGGTGAAGGTTGCACTACTTTTGCCGTGAATGTTGCACGGCTTCTGGCTGCTCGTGAGAAAAACTCCAATGTGCTGTTGATTGACGCAAATTTCCAGAATCCGCAGCTATTTAATTGTTTCGAACTGGCGCCAAAACCGGGTTTTCAGCAATTGCTGGCAAAGGATTTCACTGATTCGGACGCAATCAATCAGGTTGAACCGAGAAATCTGTATGTTATGTTTACCGGTACTGAAACCAGAAATCCGGATTGCCAGTTGTCCGTTGAGCAACTGACGGAAACATTTGATGGACTCCGGAAACGGTTTGACTTTATCTTAATAGATTCTGTGCCGATCATGAGTTCACATAATGCCATTGCGATAGCTCTGGCGTCGGATGAAACCTTTCTTGTCATCCAGTCCGGCAGAAGCAACATTAAAGTACTCCAGAATGCCGTTTCCAAATTTACCGACCATAACTGCACCCTGAACTCAGCAGTTCTGAATCGAATCCACAGGCCAATTCCATCCTGGCTCTACCAATGGTTATATTAG
- a CDS encoding polysaccharide biosynthesis/export family protein yields MIEILETACNRKMMRLMLLVFLSALISACVGPSIDVENNTVYEDYSVPENTSDYLIGPEDIIEATFYFELAQNSNEYRIGVGDIIKIEFYLYPELNREETVMPDGLIALPPKGKLEVIGMTRTDLEKKIAERYADLISEPVVTVTLNRFYYALNQLRNAIISENQGQLRRVRVRPDGYVSFPAVKDFRVVGMNLAEMSNRVNQLYQEKYSMNLQVFLSLVEARNNQVYVLGEVRAPSFYPINSTTTLSQVLASSKVSFATAELSTILVISRNGKGKPMAKVIDYGEIIETGNIGKDLVLSQYDIVFVPRTKITKISQIASQITESIPFFRGVGYTFSDQVDLLR; encoded by the coding sequence ATGATTGAGATACTTGAGACAGCCTGTAATAGAAAAATGATGCGATTAATGCTCTTGGTTTTCTTAAGCGCATTGATTTCTGCATGTGTCGGTCCGTCTATCGATGTAGAAAATAATACCGTCTATGAAGACTACTCTGTTCCGGAGAATACAAGTGACTATCTGATCGGACCGGAAGACATAATTGAGGCGACATTCTATTTTGAATTAGCTCAGAATTCCAATGAATACAGAATTGGCGTCGGTGATATCATAAAAATAGAGTTTTATCTGTATCCTGAGTTGAACCGGGAAGAGACAGTCATGCCGGATGGCCTCATTGCGCTTCCCCCAAAAGGGAAATTGGAAGTAATCGGCATGACCAGGACGGACCTTGAAAAAAAGATCGCTGAACGCTATGCCGACCTGATTTCGGAGCCTGTTGTTACAGTCACATTGAACAGGTTTTATTATGCGCTTAATCAGCTCAGGAATGCCATCATCTCAGAGAATCAGGGGCAGTTGCGCAGGGTGAGAGTGCGACCCGACGGTTATGTCTCTTTCCCGGCTGTAAAGGACTTTCGAGTGGTGGGGATGAATCTTGCAGAAATGAGCAATAGAGTTAACCAGCTCTACCAGGAAAAATACAGTATGAATCTCCAGGTCTTCTTGTCTCTGGTTGAAGCGAGAAACAATCAGGTCTATGTTTTGGGAGAGGTACGAGCACCGAGTTTTTACCCGATCAACAGCACCACAACTTTAAGCCAGGTCCTGGCCAGTTCAAAAGTCTCATTTGCCACCGCTGAACTGAGTACGATTCTTGTGATCAGCAGGAACGGCAAAGGAAAGCCAATGGCGAAGGTTATTGATTACGGCGAGATTATTGAGACGGGAAATATCGGCAAAGACCTGGTGCTTTCCCAGTACGATATAGTTTTTGTGCCTCGCACAAAGATTACCAAGATCAGTCAGATTGCCAGCCAAATAACCGAGTCTATACCTTTCTTTAGAGGGGTGGGATATACATTTAGCGACCAAGTTGATTTATTAAGATAA